The following proteins are encoded in a genomic region of Lachnospiraceae bacterium KM106-2:
- a CDS encoding D-alanyl-D-alanine carboxypeptidase, giving the protein MKKIISLIIAVILCMNVISYDVLATDTTPSEGKEQTTEENNTSGEQSSGGDSMGITAKSAVLMEGSTGKIIYQKDKDMKLNPASITKIMTLLLIFEAIDGGKIKMGDKVSVSEHAASMGGSQVFLEPNETQTVDTMLKCISIASANDACVAMAEKVAGSEAEFVSRMNKKAKELGMNNTNFVNCCGLDANNHYTTANDVAIMSRELITKYPQISDYSTVWMDKFTHVTKKGETEFGLTNTNKLVRFYDGITGLKTGSTSKAKYCLSATAKRNGMNLIAVVMSAPEPKTRFAEAAKLLDYGFANCTLYADDFKNLKIDPAVVVGGVKESINGKPGDAFNYMCLNGEDTTKIQRKVKMKENLTAPVKINQEIGTISYYYEGKQIGKIPIVAAETIRQAKYGDSFIRCLNKFFIIH; this is encoded by the coding sequence ATGAAAAAAATTATATCTTTGATCATTGCAGTCATTCTATGTATGAATGTCATCTCTTACGATGTTTTGGCAACGGACACAACGCCAAGTGAAGGGAAGGAACAAACAACAGAGGAGAATAACACAAGTGGTGAACAATCCTCCGGTGGAGACAGTATGGGAATTACAGCGAAATCAGCAGTATTAATGGAGGGTTCCACGGGAAAGATCATCTACCAGAAAGATAAGGATATGAAACTGAATCCAGCTAGTATTACAAAAATCATGACTTTATTATTGATTTTCGAAGCAATTGATGGTGGTAAGATCAAAATGGGCGACAAAGTTTCAGTAAGTGAGCATGCCGCAAGTATGGGTGGATCACAAGTATTTTTAGAGCCAAATGAAACGCAAACAGTTGATACGATGTTAAAGTGCATTAGTATTGCTAGTGCCAATGATGCTTGTGTCGCTATGGCTGAAAAGGTTGCTGGCAGTGAGGCGGAATTCGTATCACGGATGAACAAAAAGGCCAAAGAACTTGGTATGAATAATACTAATTTCGTAAATTGTTGTGGTCTGGACGCAAATAATCATTATACGACTGCAAATGATGTTGCGATCATGTCACGGGAACTGATCACGAAGTATCCACAGATATCGGACTATTCAACTGTCTGGATGGATAAATTCACACATGTCACGAAAAAGGGTGAGACGGAATTTGGCTTAACCAATACCAATAAATTAGTTCGATTCTATGATGGCATTACAGGGTTAAAGACAGGATCAACTTCAAAAGCAAAATATTGTCTAAGTGCAACGGCGAAACGAAATGGAATGAATCTGATTGCGGTAGTAATGTCGGCGCCAGAGCCAAAGACTCGTTTTGCGGAAGCAGCGAAATTATTGGATTATGGTTTTGCAAATTGTACTTTATATGCCGATGATTTCAAGAATTTAAAAATAGATCCTGCTGTTGTAGTAGGTGGTGTGAAGGAATCCATTAATGGAAAGCCAGGGGATGCTTTTAATTATATGTGTCTGAATGGTGAGGACACGACAAAGATCCAACGTAAGGTAAAAATGAAGGAAAATCTAACAGCACCAGTGAAAATCAATCAAGAGATTGGAACGATCAGTTACTATTATGAAGGAAAACAGATTGGTAAAATCCCGATTGTAGCAGCAGAGACGATCAGGCAAGCGAAATATGGAGATTCTTTTATCCGATGTCTGAATAAGTTTTTCATTATCCATTAA
- a CDS encoding putative membrane protein, whose translation MKDSKSNYYLVGPDYYKSYCNVLKIVLICIGISGIISAVFSYDYASFGVIDFIIEIIMSVMVSLVTGVGLVTIIFAILEYKQVEVNIREEKTVSKPVMDRALIKRSDTIIGMVFILIFGSMLAFTPKLFGVYLFENHKLIHTISVFNIEHWQMIRPLIVIAFLLCFLDEVIKLMTGCYNILVLISNVVTNVVFLVLMTIVLKWRSIWNPDFAQSVKERFGYQQFSKGDLLFYWNTDTVSNLVLTIIFVIALAEMGITIYKTFRYGKGFK comes from the coding sequence GTGAAGGATTCTAAATCGAATTATTATTTAGTTGGCCCAGATTATTATAAGAGTTATTGTAATGTCTTAAAGATCGTACTCATATGCATTGGAATATCAGGTATTATATCTGCTGTGTTTTCCTATGATTATGCAAGCTTTGGGGTGATTGATTTCATCATAGAGATCATCATGTCTGTCATGGTAAGCTTAGTTACCGGTGTAGGTCTTGTGACGATCATATTTGCAATATTAGAATACAAACAGGTTGAAGTGAATATAAGAGAAGAGAAAACGGTAAGTAAGCCGGTTATGGACCGTGCGCTGATCAAGCGAAGCGATACCATCATTGGGATGGTATTCATTTTGATCTTTGGTTCCATGTTAGCATTTACACCGAAACTTTTTGGCGTATATCTATTTGAAAATCATAAGTTGATACATACAATTTCCGTGTTTAATATCGAACACTGGCAAATGATACGACCTTTGATCGTCATCGCATTTTTACTTTGCTTCCTTGATGAGGTAATAAAATTAATGACTGGATGTTACAATATATTAGTTCTGATCAGCAATGTAGTTACCAATGTTGTTTTTCTAGTTCTTATGACAATCGTATTAAAGTGGCGTTCTATCTGGAATCCTGATTTCGCCCAATCTGTGAAAGAGAGATTTGGCTATCAGCAATTCTCCAAGGGGGATCTTCTTTTTTACTGGAATACAGATACCGTATCCAATCTTGTCCTTACGATTATATTTGTGATCGCCTTGGCGGAGATGGGGATTACCATTTATAAGACATTCCGATATGGAAAAGGTTTCAAATAA
- a CDS encoding phenylacetate-coenzyme A ligase — MIWNEAKECMSRDEIANLQSARLRKMVSRVYHNVEFYRKKMQELGIEPGDVKGIEDLSKLPFTTKEDLRENYPFGLFAIPESQVVRIHASSGTTGSPTVVGYSRKDINIWQECVARVLAMAGVEPKDKIQVSYGYGLFTGGLGLHYGAENLGATVVPMSSGNTKKQIRMMRDLGCSAIACTPSYLLHIAEVMEEEKVQNDIKLKCAILGGEPWTDQMRDDIERKLHIKSHDIYGLCEVMGPGVAADCSYHQGLHVYEDHFIPEIINPNTLEACSEGEVGELVFTTITKEALPLFRYRTKDLTHISYEKCACGRTLARIGRCMGRTDDMLVIRGVNVFPSQVEAALLEMGETSPHYLLIVDRKNNLDTLEVLVEVEDRFFSDEIRKLEDLTVKISKSLESALGLVVKVKLVEPKTIERSEGKSKHVIDKRNLV; from the coding sequence ATGATTTGGAATGAAGCGAAAGAGTGCATGAGCAGAGATGAAATCGCTAACTTACAAAGCGCACGATTACGAAAGATGGTTTCGAGAGTGTATCATAATGTAGAATTCTACCGTAAAAAGATGCAAGAACTTGGAATTGAACCCGGAGATGTTAAAGGTATCGAGGATTTATCCAAACTTCCCTTTACGACAAAAGAGGATCTTCGTGAAAATTATCCTTTTGGATTATTTGCTATACCAGAATCGCAGGTAGTGAGGATCCATGCTTCTAGTGGAACGACAGGATCCCCTACCGTAGTAGGGTATTCAAGAAAAGACATTAATATCTGGCAGGAATGCGTTGCAAGAGTTCTTGCTATGGCAGGAGTAGAGCCAAAAGATAAAATACAAGTTTCCTATGGATATGGACTCTTTACTGGAGGTCTAGGTCTGCATTATGGTGCAGAGAATCTTGGTGCAACGGTAGTACCCATGTCAAGTGGAAATACCAAAAAGCAGATTCGAATGATGCGTGATCTGGGATGCAGTGCGATTGCCTGTACCCCATCCTATTTACTACATATTGCGGAAGTAATGGAAGAAGAAAAGGTTCAAAATGATATTAAGTTAAAATGTGCGATCCTTGGAGGAGAGCCTTGGACCGATCAGATGCGTGATGACATTGAGAGAAAACTCCATATTAAGTCACATGATATCTATGGATTATGTGAAGTAATGGGACCTGGTGTGGCAGCAGACTGCAGTTATCATCAGGGGTTGCATGTGTATGAAGATCATTTTATTCCAGAGATCATCAATCCGAATACTTTGGAAGCTTGCAGCGAGGGAGAGGTCGGAGAGTTAGTATTTACAACCATCACCAAAGAGGCATTGCCATTATTTCGCTATCGGACAAAAGACCTCACTCATATTTCTTATGAGAAATGCGCTTGTGGAAGGACGCTAGCCAGAATTGGACGATGTATGGGAAGAACCGATGACATGCTTGTTATTCGTGGTGTAAATGTATTCCCGTCGCAAGTAGAGGCAGCATTATTAGAGATGGGAGAGACCTCGCCGCATTATCTTCTTATTGTGGACCGAAAGAACAATCTGGATACGCTAGAGGTATTAGTAGAGGTTGAAGATCGATTTTTCTCAGATGAGATCCGAAAATTAGAGGATTTGACGGTTAAGATCAGCAAGTCATTGGAGAGTGCCCTGGGTCTTGTTGTTAAGGTAAAGCTGGTAGAACCAAAGACGATTGAGCGAAGTGAAGGAAAGTCAAAGCATGTTATCGATAAGCGAAACTTGGTATAG
- a CDS encoding exoenzyme regulatory protein AepA in lipid-linked oligosaccharide synthesis cluster, translated as MKQIFYNAKILTMDDSNPFADSMLVEDGIIKWVGRESDLAGHNDSSTICHDMNGCCILPAFIDPHSHITSLAYQLLMVNVSGPPVGSCKTIADIIAKCKQRLVEKPPAEGEWLLATGYDPLSLTDEGSLTRHELDEISNSCPVCVMHISGHIAVLNTLALSLVGYGGDDFTVPQGGEVELEADGVTANGVIKEQAWLTPTVSSKISVPSVEQVLSLIKEACHIYSSNGIATCQDARTGKKEYELLQYAANNHLLSLDVVSYISDQNAQELLGDFNPYESRDYHNHYRIAGYKTFLDGSPQGKTAWLSKPYYVPPEHQGKDYCGFPTQKDEEIYEKCKTCIEHDWQINAHCNGDAACEQYITAYQKALADTQNPHDLRPVMIHAQTVRLDQLDKMKEIGMMPSYFLDHIYYWGDAHYESILGPERAQRISPLRSTLLKGMNATFHQDTPVVMPNMLLSIHNAVNRKTYRGRILGENECVSVMDALKCATINGAYQIFEEDKKGTLTKGKLADFVLLKENPLEVQKEHLKEIQILATYKEGTAIYQKDPTQ; from the coding sequence ATGAAACAGATTTTTTATAATGCAAAAATACTTACCATGGATGATTCCAATCCATTTGCAGATTCCATGTTAGTTGAAGATGGAATCATAAAATGGGTTGGAAGGGAGTCAGATCTAGCAGGACACAACGATTCTTCAACTATCTGTCATGATATGAACGGCTGTTGTATCTTGCCCGCCTTTATTGATCCCCACTCTCACATCACTTCCTTAGCATATCAGCTTCTTATGGTGAATGTCTCCGGCCCTCCGGTCGGTTCTTGTAAAACAATTGCAGATATTATCGCAAAATGCAAGCAACGGCTAGTTGAAAAGCCGCCTGCGGAGGGTGAATGGCTGTTAGCAACGGGATATGATCCTCTTTCTTTAACGGATGAAGGATCTCTTACAAGACATGAACTCGATGAAATCTCAAACTCATGTCCAGTCTGTGTGATGCATATCTCCGGTCATATCGCCGTATTAAATACCCTAGCCCTTTCTTTAGTCGGCTATGGCGGCGACGATTTTACAGTGCCACAAGGTGGTGAAGTCGAATTGGAAGCCGATGGTGTTACCGCAAATGGTGTGATCAAAGAGCAAGCTTGGCTCACTCCTACGGTTTCTTCAAAAATTTCAGTACCATCTGTAGAACAAGTTCTTAGCTTGATCAAAGAAGCTTGTCACATTTATTCGTCTAATGGCATTGCAACCTGCCAAGATGCCAGAACCGGTAAAAAGGAATACGAACTCTTACAATATGCCGCAAACAATCATCTGCTATCCTTAGATGTCGTCTCCTATATTTCCGATCAGAATGCACAAGAACTCCTCGGTGATTTTAATCCATATGAATCCAGAGACTATCACAACCACTATCGAATTGCTGGGTACAAAACCTTTTTAGATGGTTCTCCTCAAGGGAAGACGGCATGGCTTAGCAAGCCTTATTATGTACCACCAGAACATCAAGGCAAAGATTACTGTGGCTTTCCAACACAAAAAGACGAAGAAATCTATGAAAAATGCAAAACCTGTATCGAGCACGATTGGCAGATCAATGCCCACTGTAATGGAGATGCCGCCTGCGAACAATATATTACTGCCTACCAAAAGGCATTAGCAGATACCCAAAACCCACATGATCTACGCCCTGTCATGATCCATGCGCAAACCGTCCGTCTTGATCAACTGGATAAGATGAAAGAGATCGGAATGATGCCATCTTATTTTCTAGATCATATATATTACTGGGGAGATGCTCATTATGAGTCAATTCTTGGTCCCGAACGTGCACAGCGCATCAGTCCGCTTCGTTCCACCCTTTTAAAAGGGATGAATGCAACCTTTCACCAAGATACTCCTGTTGTGATGCCCAACATGCTTTTATCGATCCATAATGCCGTTAATCGAAAAACCTATCGCGGACGGATCTTAGGTGAAAATGAGTGTGTCTCCGTCATGGACGCACTAAAATGCGCTACAATCAATGGTGCCTATCAGATCTTTGAAGAAGACAAAAAAGGTACTCTCACCAAAGGAAAATTAGCCGATTTTGTCTTATTAAAAGAAAATCCTCTTGAAGTACAAAAAGAGCATCTAAAAGAGATCCAAATTCTCGCCACCTATAAAGAAGGAACTGCCATCTATCAAAAAGATCCTACTCAATAA
- a CDS encoding segregation and condensation protein B yields MEIQKVQASIEAILFTMGEAVELSKIATAIEHDEETTKKIIHGMMDDYKNENRGIQIIELDGAFQLSTKSEMYETIVRVAHIPKKHVLTDVLLETLSIIAYKQPITKQEIEAIRGVKSDHAVNKLVEYNLVSEVGRLDAPGKPILFATTEEFLRSFGVESLEDLPTLNTDTIEDFKHEAEEEVQLQLELDEKEQE; encoded by the coding sequence TTGGAAATTCAAAAAGTACAAGCTTCCATAGAAGCAATTTTATTCACCATGGGAGAGGCAGTGGAATTAAGTAAGATTGCGACTGCAATTGAACATGATGAAGAGACAACAAAGAAGATCATTCATGGAATGATGGATGATTATAAAAATGAAAATCGTGGAATTCAGATCATTGAATTAGATGGCGCTTTTCAGTTAAGTACAAAATCGGAGATGTATGAGACAATCGTTCGTGTTGCACATATTCCGAAAAAACATGTCTTAACGGATGTCTTATTAGAGACCTTATCTATCATCGCGTATAAGCAGCCGATCACGAAACAGGAGATCGAGGCGATTCGTGGTGTTAAGAGTGATCATGCGGTAAATAAATTGGTAGAATATAATTTAGTATCAGAAGTCGGAAGATTAGATGCTCCCGGAAAACCAATCCTTTTTGCAACGACGGAAGAATTCCTTCGAAGCTTTGGAGTAGAATCTTTAGAGGATCTACCAACACTAAATACTGATACTATTGAAGATTTCAAACATGAAGCGGAAGAAGAAGTTCAGCTTCAATTGGAATTGGATGAAAAAGAGCAAGAATAA
- a CDS encoding protein containing cell adhesion domain: protein MKANHIMRGAIYCILGILLLYAIFPFTRFYFNKPIYVPFFRRLNVSDELVLIKGEHKRIYPFGYHKDVSYRSLDFKVASVWITGRVNAYRVGTTVIQVKFDGEVEKCKVTVIDISNSSLTLKRGEEKTISIKGTDASVSYESDDENIATVSEQGTIVGIKAGETTVTAKVLGRKLKCEVKVE from the coding sequence TTGAAGGCCAATCATATCATGAGGGGAGCTATTTATTGTATTCTGGGAATCTTACTCCTTTATGCCATCTTTCCCTTTACAAGATTTTATTTTAATAAGCCAATTTATGTTCCATTCTTCAGACGGCTGAATGTCTCAGATGAACTGGTTTTAATTAAAGGAGAGCATAAACGAATCTATCCATTTGGTTATCATAAAGATGTTAGTTATCGTTCCTTAGATTTTAAAGTTGCTTCGGTGTGGATCACCGGAAGGGTAAATGCCTATCGAGTCGGGACGACGGTGATCCAGGTGAAGTTTGACGGTGAGGTTGAAAAATGTAAAGTGACAGTGATCGATATCAGTAATTCTTCTTTGACTCTAAAAAGAGGGGAAGAGAAGACGATCAGCATAAAAGGTACCGATGCTTCGGTGTCTTATGAGAGTGATGATGAGAATATTGCTACGGTTTCTGAACAAGGAACGATCGTTGGAATAAAAGCAGGGGAGACTACAGTCACGGCCAAGGTGTTGGGAAGAAAATTAAAATGTGAGGTGAAAGTAGAATAG
- a CDS encoding segregation and condensation protein A produces MAIPVKLEVFEGPLDLLLHLIDKNKVNIYDIPISLITEQYLEYIQLMQEKDLNVMSEFLVMAATLIRIKSKMLLPKDEEEEEEEEDPRQELVERLLQYKMYKYISYELKDKQIDASKVLFKEPTIPKEVKNFKEDVDIHELLGDLTLQKLHSIFQSVIKKQEDKIDPIRSTFNKVETDEVNLSEKMIQIEEYAMLHKTFLFRKLLEGHSTKMEIVVTFLGMLELMKMGKLRIVQNATFDDIFITYENDPKNHLAKSSMELILE; encoded by the coding sequence ATGGCAATACCAGTTAAATTAGAAGTATTTGAAGGACCGTTGGACCTTCTGTTACATCTGATCGATAAAAATAAAGTAAATATCTACGATATTCCAATTTCCTTGATCACGGAGCAATATTTAGAATATATCCAGTTAATGCAGGAGAAGGACTTAAATGTCATGAGTGAGTTCCTTGTTATGGCAGCGACTTTGATCAGGATCAAGTCCAAGATGCTGCTTCCAAAGGATGAGGAAGAGGAAGAAGAGGAAGAGGATCCAAGACAAGAATTAGTAGAACGTCTTCTTCAGTATAAAATGTATAAATATATCTCATATGAGCTAAAAGACAAGCAGATCGATGCTTCCAAAGTCTTATTTAAGGAACCGACAATTCCAAAAGAAGTGAAGAATTTTAAAGAAGATGTTGATATTCACGAACTTCTTGGGGATTTAACTTTACAGAAACTTCATTCTATTTTCCAATCGGTGATCAAAAAGCAAGAAGACAAGATCGATCCGATCCGTAGTACATTTAATAAAGTGGAAACAGACGAAGTTAATTTATCAGAAAAGATGATCCAAATTGAAGAATATGCAATGTTACATAAAACATTTCTATTTCGTAAACTCTTAGAAGGTCATTCGACTAAGATGGAGATCGTCGTAACATTTTTAGGGATGCTCGAATTGATGAAGATGGGAAAACTTCGAATTGTGCAAAATGCAACATTTGATGATATCTTTATCACTTACGAAAATGATCCCAAAAATCATCTTGCGAAATCAAGCATGGAATTAATATTAGAATAG
- a CDS encoding amino acid-binding ACT: protein MSMKQLSVFLENREGRIERVTEILKKAEINIISFSLADTSEYGVLRLLVSDPKRAKEYLKEEEFSAILTDVTVVCLPNEPGKLHELLLLLLQDGLSIEYMYGASNNDQPAVVLKVRENEEAEKILEHAGYSLCE from the coding sequence ATGTCGATGAAACAATTATCGGTCTTTTTGGAGAATCGAGAAGGCAGAATCGAAAGAGTTACAGAAATCCTAAAAAAAGCAGAAATCAATATTATTTCATTTAGTCTGGCAGATACATCAGAATATGGGGTTCTAAGGCTGTTGGTATCAGATCCGAAGCGTGCAAAAGAATATCTAAAGGAAGAAGAGTTCTCGGCTATCTTAACGGATGTTACGGTGGTTTGTCTACCTAATGAACCCGGCAAATTACATGAGTTATTGTTGCTATTATTACAGGATGGCTTAAGTATTGAATATATGTATGGAGCTTCTAATAATGATCAGCCAGCAGTTGTATTAAAAGTAAGGGAAAATGAAGAGGCGGAAAAGATATTAGAGCATGCGGGCTATTCTTTATGTGAGTAG